Within Hypomesus transpacificus isolate Combined female chromosome 10, fHypTra1, whole genome shotgun sequence, the genomic segment tctctctctcgctctctctctctctctctctctctctctctctctctctctctctctctctctctgtttgttccTGAGAGCGGAAGGGGGCACACTGTCTGTTCTGTCCTAAAACAGACTGAACAAATTGTCTCTAACTCTCCcttatattctctctctctccatttctctctgtgtgtctctctctctctctctctctcccccctctctctctttcactgtttTTCTGGCTGCTCTGACTAAACTCATCCCAGTGTCAGTCCGCCAGTCTTTGAGTCCTAGCTGTCCTCTGTACTGTTATCTGCCAGATAACTGCTCTGCAAATCATCAACCAGTGCTAGCTATTAGCAACACAATGCCCGACCATCTCGTGGTCCTATAATGATTATTCCATCATGAGTACAATGGTTACTGATCATTAAATGAAGCTTGGCCAGAACATGCTGTTGTCCCATCCTTGGCGTGCAACGACCCTGTCTTCGTTAACAAACTGTTTTCCAGTTGGTGTACACAGTCCACAGGAACGCTGGCTTTGCCAGgtttgcgtatgtgtgtgtttagacaaGTCTCCAGACAGCCCTGTAGGTGATATCGCTGCTGAGGGTTTTGGTTTCAGCAGTGTGTTCCTGTGAGCACGTGGCCTTCAGGGGGTGGAGCCCGAGCCGTGCGTCTGGGTTGGGACCCAGCAGGTCTGGACTGAGGCTGTGCATCCAGACTGTCGAGTCAGGCTCCAGCCTGTTTCTGTTCCACCGGTTCTGGAACTGTGTGttccctccctgctctgtgtTTACATCTGAGACTGTGTTTATTACAGGCTGGAGACCCAGGCTCTGTGTGGCTgtcagccgtgtgtgtgtgtgtgtgtgtgcgtgtgtgtgtgtgtgcgtgtgtgtgtgtggtctctgctCTTATCACCTATTAATCGGTGTTCATCAGAGGCTTGTGACATCACATAGCTAATGCTAACAAGGCTAACGTCTTTCTCCCCTCCACAGTTATGTCCCAGCATCACCACCAGCAGCATCTCCAGCAGCCCCAGGTCCAGGCCCAGGTCCAGGCCCAGGTCCAGGCCCAGGTCCAGGCCCAGGTCCAGGCCCAAGCCCAAGCCCTGGCCTCGCCTGGCTCTCTGCCCCAGCAGCAGATGAGCTTGTCCAGCCCGCTGAGCGTGagtgcccagcagcagcagcagcaccagaaGATGCGCCTGCAGAGGatccagatggagagagagaggatccagAGGCGTCAGGAGGAACTGATAAGACAGGTGAGGTCACCGGGACACACTCAcagctccctcacacacacacacacacacacacacacacacacacaccaacacactgacatacacaaacacatccacaatAACCTCATTGTAGAGTCCTGTAAAGTAAAGTAGCCAGGTATCGTAGGGTCTGTAAATAATGTTTCTTCTCTGATTTGCCTTTTACATGCCctctgctatcccaggatacacTACTTTGCGCTGTGATTTACTTGGccttttttttccattttgaAGTGTATATTAGTGCCCCCTGGTGGAAACAGTAGGAAATAATACTGTCCAACGCTGGTTTGGACCAGCACCCACAGGAAGAAGAGTGTTTAAAGTGAGACacccagacaggcaggcagacaggcagacaggcagacagacaggcagacagacagacaggcaggcaggcaggcaggcaggcaggcaggcagacagacagataaagaaagaaagaaagggagtcagagtgtgtgagagtgttagagtgtgagagagtgactgGGCTTGTCTTGGCGGGGTCTGGTTGTACTTCTAAGGACTGGAATCCCCCTAACTCTTAACATGACTCCCAGGGCTTTCACAGTGAAAGGGATCCTCCACTatgtggtttgtgtgtatgtgtctcaggtgacaggtgtgtgtgtgtgtgttagtgtgtaaaGGCGTCAGGGTAAGGTTACCTGTAAAGCAAAAAAAATGCCTTTTAAGTGATCTCTTGTCCATATGAcctgtcattcattcattcattcattcatttattcatggGCACAGGTATAGTAATCTcaaatctctcctcctctcttctcttctcttctcccctcctctcctctcccctcctctcctctcctctcctctcctctcctctcctctcctctcctctcctctcctctcctctcctctcctctcccctccccctcccccctgtgtaCTGTTGCTTCCCTCCAGGAGGTGGCGCTATGTAGACAGCTGCCCATGGACTCAGACAGCATGGCATCATTGCCCACTGCTGGCAACCCAGCCTCCATGAACCAGGGCAACATGAGCCAAGGCAACATGCCCACCAATGGGGCAGACCCCTTCCTCAACAGGTACCTAATGAAGTTTCTGTGGTTCCtatttcccttttctctctctctgtctctctctgtctctcacatgctatctctctctctctatctctctctctgtctctctctttctttctctctctcttttgggcTGCCCTTCACTTCAGTGTttctaacctgtgtgtgtgtgtgtgtatcccctcCCCAGTGGCCATTTCCAGCACTCTCGGGAGCAGAGCACCGACAgtggcctgggcctggggtGTTACAGCATCCCCACCACCCCCGAAGACTTCCTCAACAACATGGAGGAGATGgacacaggtaacacactcacacacacacacacacacactgcttctcACTCTTGTTCTCCTCGTTCACACGATGACAGACGGCCCTACACACTCCAGCACCAGTTACACCCCTCTcccgtgtctgtctgtctgccccccccaacccccccccccccccccccccccccccccccccccccccccacaccaggtGACAGCATGGCACAGGTCAGCCTCAACGTGACCCAGCACAGTCGCTT encodes:
- the wwtr1 gene encoding WW domain-containing transcription regulator protein 1 isoform X1, yielding MSQHHHQQHLQQPQVQAQVQAQVQAQVQAQVQAQAQALASPGSLPQQQMSLSSPLSVSAQQQQQHQKMRLQRIQMERERIQRRQEELIRQEVALCRQLPMDSDSMASLPTAGNPASMNQGNMSQGNMPTNGADPFLNSGHFQHSREQSTDSGLGLGCYSIPTTPEDFLNNMEEMDTGDSMAQVSLNVTQHSRFPDFLDSLPGTNVDLGTLDGDLIPILNDVESVLNKNEPFLTWL
- the wwtr1 gene encoding WW domain-containing transcription regulator protein 1 isoform X2, with the translated sequence MSQHHHQQHLQQPQVQAQVQAQVQAQVQAQVQAQAQALASPGSLPQQQMSLSSPLSVSAQQQQQHQKMRLQRIQMERERIQRRQEELIRQVALCRQLPMDSDSMASLPTAGNPASMNQGNMSQGNMPTNGADPFLNSGHFQHSREQSTDSGLGLGCYSIPTTPEDFLNNMEEMDTGDSMAQVSLNVTQHSRFPDFLDSLPGTNVDLGTLDGDLIPILNDVESVLNKNEPFLTWL